GGTGGGCGCGGCATCCGGTGCGGTGGCCGGCCTCGTGGCCATCACCCCCGCCTGCGCGTCGCTGACGCCCGGCTGGGCGATCGTGCTCGGCCTCATCGCCGGTGCGGTCTGCGCCCTCGCGATCGACCTGAAGTTCAAGTTCGGCTTCGACGACTCGCTCGACGTCGTGGGCATCCACCTCGTCGGCGGTCTCATCGGAACGCTGTACCTCGGCTTCTTCGCGAACAACACCGGCCTGATCTACAGCGGTGACCCGACCCAGCTGATGGTGCAGGCGATCGCCGCCTTCACGGTGCTCGCCTACTCGTTCGTGCTCGCCTTCATCATCGGCACGATCATCCAGAAGACGATGGGCTTCCGGGTGACGAACGAAGACGAGATCGCGGGTGTCGACACCGTGGTCCACGGCGAGGACGCGTACAAGCTCGAGTCCGTCTGAACCTGACGGAATCACCGCGAGGGCGGTGGGGTAGTGTGCCGGTGTGTCAGACACCAATCGCTTCCTCACCGCCCTCGTCCGTGCCGTCGGGGCGCTGCTCGGGTCCGGCTCGTCCAAGGCGTCGGTCGGCCAGCCATCGGGTGAGTCGCGGCCGCAGCAGGGCGGCACGACGCGAACAGCGGATGCGTCCGAGCCTGCGTCGATCCAGACCGACACGCTGTCGCCGGGGCAGGCGGGTGAGTCCGCGACGATCGAGGTGGACCCGCGTCGTCTCCGCGCGGTCGAGCTGGGTTACTCGCCGTCGCACGACGGCGAGCCCGACCCTGGCGAGGTCGTGTGGACCTGGGTGCCCTACGAGGAGAACGACGGGCGCGGCAAGGACCGGCCGGTCGTCGTCGTCGCGGCATCCGGAGCCGGCGACTACCTGGCGGTGCAGCTCACCAGCAAGGCCCACGACGGTGATCGCGACTTCGTCTCGCTCGGCACCGGCGCCTGGGACGGGGAGGGCCGACCGAGCTGGGCGCGCATCGACCGGGTCTTCCGCGTGCGTGCGGGAGGCATGCGCCGGGAAGCGGCCTCCCTCGATGCGGAGCGGTACGGCCGCGTGACCGCTGCGCTGGACGCACGGTACGGCTGGCGCTGATGCGCTGAGCGGCGGTGTGTGCTCGGAACGACCCGTATCAGGCCCGTGGGGGCCGATGAAGGCCGAACGGCGACCCCTGATCGTCGCGGCACAGGCGGAACTCGCCGAACGTCGCCATGGTCTCCTCGTCGTCGGCGCCCGGGAGGGACTCGACGGTGCCGCCGAGTCGTTCGACGGCAGCGACCGCAGCGTCCAGATCCTCGACCCTGAAGAAGACATACGGGGCGGCGCCGGGATCGCCGCCGTGGACGCCGGCCGGGACGCCGACCCCGGTGACCGCGTAGCCGTCGCCGCCCGGTCCCGACTCGAAGGTCCAGCCGAAGAGCTTGCCGTAGAAGGTGCGTGCCGTCATGGCATCCGCAGCACCGAACTCGATGAATGAGACTTCGCCCGACATGGTTCCCCCTCGCCTCGACGCGTGGATAGGGCACACGGTAGTCGGCGGCGGGAACGGCCACAACGGGGGCCTGGCGGTCGGCCGGCACGGCGCGAGCGAGACCCGCAACCGGCGCAGCTCCCGGAAACGAAGAAAGCCCCCTGTGGAGAGGGGGCTTTCGTGGGCGATGCCGGGCTCGAACCGACGACCTCTTCCGTGTGAAGGAAGCGCGCTACCAGCTGCGCCAATCGCCCATGTGGGAATTGCGTGTCACGCGAATGACCGCGGACTCGATACTAGCCGACCGCACGGGGTGAATGCACATCGAGCGAGCGGCGCACGTTCGGAAGGGTGCCGAGAGGGCGCCGAACCCCCTCGACACGCCCGGGATGCGGGGGTGGATTCGGCCCGTGATCAGCGCGAATCCGCTGCTCGACCCCGTCAGTTTGTGAATCGTTCAGGGAATCAGTTAGAGTCTTCATGCACGCAGAAATGCGAGCAACGCGGATGTGGCGCAGTGGTAGCGCATCACCTTGCCAAGGTGAGGGTCGCGAGTTCGAATCTCGTCATCCGCTCTGATCAGGATGGGGCGAAAGCCCCATTCCTGTTCTTTTGGTGGTGAACCCAGACACGGTGGATTGGCCGAGAGGCGAGGCAGCGGCCTGCAAAGCCGTATACACGGGTTCGAATCCCGTATCCACCTCCAAGCTGAGAACTTCCATTCTCGACTTGGGCGATTGGCGCAGCGGTAGCGCGCTTCCCTGACACGGAAGAGGTCACTGGTTCGATCCCAGTATCGCCCACCACAAGAAAGCCCCGGCATCGCCGGGGCTTTCGTCGTTTCCGGGGTCACCCGACCTGCTCGAACACGAGCGGGGGATAGCTGATGCGGGTCGTGTACCAGGCCCACGAGTCGCCCGCCGTCTGCTCGATGGCGGCCCAGCCGCCGTATGCGGGCAGGTTCTTCAGCGTGAGGCTCACGGTCTGCTTGCCGTTCACGCTCCTGGGTCCAGCGCCGACGACGGTTCCGGATGCCGCATAGCCGCTGGCGTTCAATGTGACCGGGGCCCCGGACTCCACCGAGAAGGTGCAGACGTAGGTGCCGACCCCGGTGATGCCGTAGGCGGCCGGTTCGAAGTGGATGGAGGCTGCCGGGTTGCGCGTCGGCGACTCGCGGCGGTCGAAGCCGGCGTACGGCGTAGCGGCATCCGTCTGCATGATGGTGGGGCGGATCAGGGTGAGATTCGTGCGCCCCTTGCCGACGGTGTGCACGGGGGAGAGGAAGTCGATCGGCGCCCAGAAGATCGGGCCGACCACGAGTTCGCCGACCCAGTACTTCTCGGCCCATTCCTCGAGGCGGATGTCCGGCTCGAAGTCGGCGAATTCGATGACACGCTCATCGAACTCGCTGCGGGAGCCCAGTTCTTTCGATGTCTCATACATGAGGGAAACTCTAAAACTGGACCGCCCGGGCCGTCTCAGGGGCAACACCGAAGTGCCGAGCGGTTGGCCCACGGCGACTACAGTTGAAGGGTTCTGTAGACCGATTCAAGGAGTGGATTCAGGTGGCCGACGGCTTCGAGCTCTTCACCGACCGTTCCGTTGTCGCAATGCGCGTCAACGGCGAGCTCAAGGACCTCGCCACGACGGTCACGGACGAAGACGTGGTCGAACCCGTCACGATCGACTCGCCCGACGGCCTGAACATCCTCCGCCACTCGGCCGCGCACGTGCTCGCGCAGGCGGTGCAGACGGTCAACCCCGAGGCGAAGCTCGGCATCGGCCCGCCCGTGACCGACGGCTTCTACTACGACTTCGACGTCGCCGAGCCGTTCACCCCCGAAGACCTCAAGGCGCTCGATAAAGAGATGTCTCGAATCATCCGTGCCGGCCAGCGCTTCATGCGCCGGGTCGTCACCGACGATGAGGCGCGCGCCGAGCTCGCGAACGAGCCGTACAAGCTCGAACTGATCGGTCTCAAGGGCTCTGCGTCGACCGGCGGCGACAACGAGAACGTCGAGGTCGGGGCCGGTGAGCTCACGATCTACGACAACGTCGACCCGAAGACCGGCGAGACCGTCTGGAAAGACCTCTGCCGCGGCCCGCACGTGCCGAGCACCCGCATGATCGGCAACGGCTGGTCGCTCATGCGCGTCGCCGCCGCCTACTGGCGCGGCTCCGAGAAGAACCCGCAGCTCCAGCGCATCTACGGCACCGCGTGGCCGACGAAAGACGAGCTGCGCGCGTACCAGCACCGACTCGAGGAGGCCGCGCGCCGCGACCACCGCAAGCTCGGCACCGAGCTCGACCTGTTCTCGTTCCCTGAAGAGATCGGCTCGGGTCTGCCGGTCTTCCACCCCAAGGGCGGTGTCGTCAAGCGCGAGATGGAGGACTACGTCCGCCGTCGTCACATCGAAGAGGGCTTCCAGTACGTCTCGACCCCGCACATCACGAAGGGCCACGTCTTCGAGCTGAGCGGGCACCTGCCGTACTACAAGGACACGATGTTCCCGCCGATGGAGCTCGAGAACAGCGAGTACTACCTCAAGGCGATGAACTGCCCGATGCAGAACCTCATCTACCGCTCGCGCGGACGCTCGTACCGCGAGCTGCCGCTGCGGTTCTTCGAGTTCGGCACCGTGTACCGCTACGAGAAGTCGGGCGTCGTGCATGGCCTCACCCGCGTGCGCGGCCTCACCCAAGACGACTCGCACAGCTACGTGACCCCCGAGCAGGCGCCCGGCGAGATCCAGCACCTCCTCGACTTCGTGCTGGGCCTCCTCCGCGACTTCGGCCTCGACGACTTCTACCTCGAGCTGTCGACCCGTGACGCGAACTCCGACAAGTTCAAGGGCAGCGACGAGCAGTGGGAGGTCGCCACGAACGTGCTGCGCGACGTCGCAGAGCGGTCGGGTCTCGACCTCGTGCCCGACCCGGGCGGCGCAGCGTTCTACGGCCCGAAGATCTCCGTGCAGGCGCGCGACGCCATCGGCCGCACGTGGCAGATGTCGACGATCCAGTACGACTTCAACCAGCCCGAGGGCTTCGGTCTCGAATACACCGCGGCCGACGGCACGCACCAGCAGCCGGTGATGATCCACTCCGCGAAGTTCGGCTCGATCGAGCGCTTCTTCGGCGTGCTGATCGAGCACTACGCAGGCGCGTTCCCGGTGTGGCTCGCTCCCGTTCAGGTCGTGGGCATCCCCGTCGCCGAGGACTTCGCGCCCTACCTCGGCGCGATCATCGAGCAGCTGAAGGGCGCCGGCGTGCGCGCCGAGCTCGACGTGAGCGACGACCGCATGCAGAAGAAGATCCGCACGCACACCACGCAGAAGGTGCCGATCCAGCTCATCGCGGGTGACAACGACCGTTCGGGTGAGACGGTGAGCTTCCGCTTCCGTGACGGCACCCAGGAGAACGGCGTCGCGATCGCCGAGGCGGTCGAGCGCATCAAGCAGGTCATCGTGGAGCGTCGCCAGGTCGTCACTCGCGACGACCTGTTCGCATGAGCGCGTACCAGCCAGACGAGTTCGAGGGCGTGCCGACGGATGCCTCGGCCGACCTCGCCGGTGTGCCCGACGCGTTCCAGCGCCTCTGGACGCCGCACCGGCTGGTGTACATCCAGCACGGCCAGCAGCCTGACGAGCACTCGTGCCCGTTCTGCCGCGCTCCCGAGATGAGCGATGAGCAGTCGCTCATCGTCGCGCGCGGCGAGCACGCCTACGTGCTGTTGAATCTCTTCCCGTACAACAGCGGGCACCTGCTCGTCTGTCCGTACCGCCACGTCGCGACGTACGACGAGGCGACCCCCGAGGAGGTCGCCGAGATCGGCGAGCTGACGCAGATCGCGATGCGGGTCGTGAAGCAGGTCTCGAAGTGCGACGGGTTCAACATCGGCATGAACCAGGGGCGCATCGCGGGTGCAGGCATCGCCGAGCACCTGCACCAGCACATCGTGCCGCGCTGGGCGCTCGACTCGAACTTCTTCCCGATCATCGCCGGCACGAAGGCGCTGCCGCGCCTGCTCGGCGAAGTGCGTCAGGAGATCGCCGAGGCGTGGCCCGCCTGAGCGCACTGCGCTGAGGCGGGCCCGACTCGGGCAGACGGGCTCAGCGCACCTGGCGCACGGTGAACTGCAGGCTCGGGTTCGCGTAGAACTCCTGCGCCTCGACGAGCTGCAGCTCGCGTTCGCCCGAGGTGTGCGTGAGCGAGAGCAGGTCGAAAACGCTCGAGGTGGCGCGAGCGAGCGCGTCGGCGGCGTCGCCCGTGCGACGGTAGTGCGCCGTGAAGAGCGCGGCGGTGACGTCGCCCGATCCGTTCGCCTTCATCGGCAGCAGCGGGGTCTGCACGATCCAGGCGCCCGAGTCGTCGACGGCGAGCATCTCGATGGTGCCCTCCTCGCGGTCGGGTCGCTCCACGCTGGTCACGAGCACGGTGCGCGGGCCGGTTGCGCGTACCAGGTCGACCGACGCCAGCGTCGACTCGAGGGTGTCGGGCTCGGTCTCGGTGAGGAAGCCCAACTCGAACTGGTTGGGCGTGATGATGTCGGCCGCCGGCACCACGCGGTCGCGCAGCAGGATCGGGATGGCAGGGGCCACGAAGCATCCGGATTTCGCATTGCCCATGACCGGGTCGCAGGCGTAGACGGCGTCGGGGTTCGCGGCCTTGACCCGCGCGACCGCATCGAGGATGACGTCGGCGATGCCCTCGCCGCCCTGGTAGCCCGAGAGCACCACGTCGATCTGCGGGAACACGCCGCGCTCCTCGATGCCCGTGATGACATCGCGCACGTCGTCGGGGCTGATCATCGGTCCGCGCCAGGCGCCGTAGCCGGTGTGGTTCGAGAAGTTGACGGTGTAGACCGGCAACACCTCGACGCCGATGCGCTGCAGAGGGAAGACGGCGGCCGAGTTGCCGACATGACCGTAGGCGACCGCGGACTGGATCGAGAGAATCTTCACCGCTCGATCATCGCACCTTCGGAGTCGACGCTCGGTCGTGGCGCCGCCGCTACCGGCGAGCCGCGCGAACGGAGGCGCCGAGATCGGCGGCCAGCTTCCGCAGGTCGGAGTCGTCGAGTTCGTGCACGGTGAGGCGGAGGTGATCGGATGCCTCGCCGCCGCCGAGCGCGAATTCGTCACCAGGTCTGGCGAGCCACCCGCGGCGCATCAGCTGCTCGGAGACGGCGCGGGCCGGCGCACCGAGCGGGACCCAGACGTTCAGGCCGTCGCCGGCCTTCGTCGGGAGGCCTTCGGCGGTGAGCAGCTCGGCGAAGGCGGCGTTGCGGGCGGCGTAGTGCTCGCCCGCCGCGCGGATGCCGGCCGCGACCTCGGGGTCGGTCGCGAGCGCGCGCACGAGCCGCTGAAGCAGGTGGCTCACCCACGTGGTGCCCGGGGTCAACCGCATCGCGAGCCGGTCGGCGGTCTCGGGGTCGGAGGCCGTGACGGCGAGGCACATGTCGGGACCGAGGAACTTCGAGACCGAGCGCACGAGCGCCCACCGGCGATGCTCGGTGCCGATGAGGGAGTGGTACGGCAACTGCGAGAGCAGCGAGTAGTGGTCGTCTTCGATGACGAGCACGTAGGGGTGGTCGCGGAGCACGGCGCGCAGCTCGGCGGCACGCCCTTCGGAGAGGCTCGCCCCCGTGGGGTTCTGCGCGCGCGGCGTGCAGATGACGGCTCGCACACCCTGTTCGAGCGCCGCCCTGAGGCCGTCGACGGTCATGCCCTCGTCGTCGATCGGCACCGGCACCGCGCGGTAGCCGGCGACGCGCACGGTGTGGATGCTCGTGAGGAAGCACGGGTCCTCGAGGGCGACGGCGTCGTCGCGGGTGAGCGCCTGGGCGAGCAGCCGCTCGACGGCATCGCCGGCGCCGCTCGTCACGGTGACGCGCATCGGCGTCTCGGGCGGCAGGTCCGCGCTCATCCAGTCCTGCGCCCATCGGGCGAGGTCGGGATCGATGACGGGTTCGCCGTACAGCACCGGGCGACGGGCGATGCTCGCCAGCGCGTGGGAGGGGTCGGGAATGCGTGTTGGGTCGGGGTTGCCGGTGCCGATGTCGCGGAGCGCCGTGTCTGCGGCGAAGCCCTCCTGGGCGACGGCGGAAGCGCCGGCCACGCGAGTGCCGCCGCGGCCGAGCGTGATCACGACGCCGGCGTTCATCAACTGTCGGTACGCCGAGACGGCGGTGTTCCGGTTCACGCCGAGATGCTCCGCCAGGGTGCGAACCGGGGGGAGTGCGTCGCCGGGTCGGAGGGCTCCGCGCTCGATCAGCGTGCGCAGGCTGTCGGCGATCTCGGCCGCTGAGCGACCCTCGATGTCGATGATGTCGAACCGTCCTTCCTCGTCTCTGCGACCATGCTATCTTTTGGCCTAGGACAATAGTTCTGTTTGGTCTGTTCTGATGCGCGCCACAGCGCGCGCTCGTCCGAGAGGATCCCCCTGTGACCGTATCCGAAACGGATTCGAGCCGCGTGAAGCGCGGCCTCGCCGAGATGCTGAAGGGCGGCGTCATCATGGACGTCGTCACCCCCGAGCAGGCGCGCATCGCCGAGGACGCCGGCGCCGTCGCCGTCATGGCCCTCGAGCGCGTGCCCGCCGACATCCGCTCGCAGGGCGGCGTCGCCCGCATGAGCGACCCCGACCTCATCGACGCGATCATCGCCGAGGTGTCGATCCCCGTCATGGCGAAGGCCCGAATCGGCCACTTCGTCGAGGCGCAGGTGCTGCAGGCCCTCGACGTCGACTACATCGACGAGTCCGAGGTGCTCTCGCCCGCCGACTACGTGAACCACATCGACAAGTGGGCGTTCAACACCCCCTTCGTCTGCGGTGCCACGAACCTCGGAGAGGCGCTCCGCCGCATCAACGAGGGTGCCGCGATGATCCGCTCGAAGGGCGAGGCCGGCACCGGCGACGTCTCCGAGGCGACGAAGCACATCCGCAAGATCTCCTCCGAGATCAACGTGCTGCGCTCGATGACGAAGGACGAGCTCTACGTCGCGGCCAAGGAGCTGCAGGCGCCGTACGAGCTCGTGCTCGAGGTCGCCGAGACCGGCAAGCTCCCGGTCGTGCTCTTCGTCGCCGGCGGCGTGGCCACCCCGGCGGATGCCGCGATGATGATGCAGCTCGGCGCCGACGGCGTGTTCGTCGGCTCGGGCATCTTCAAGTCGGGCAACCCCGAGGCGCGCGCAGCGGCCGTCGTCAAGGCGACCACGTTCTACGACGACCCCTCGGTCGTCGCCGCCGTCTCGCGCGGTCTCGGCGAGGCCATGGTCGGCATCAACGTCGCCGACCTCGCCGCGCCGCACCGCCTCGCCGAGCGCGGCTGGTGACCACGAGCCTCAGGAGCGGTTCCCTCGACGCGGGGGCGTCGGCTTCGGCCGGCCCCCGCGTCGGGGTGCTCGCCCTCCAGGGGGACTTCCGCGAGCACGCCCACGTGCTCGCGACGCTCGGAGCCGACGTCTCGCTCGTGCGTCGCCCCGAGGAGCTCGACGCGGTCGACGGCCTCGTGATCCCCGGTGGCGAGTCGAGCGTCATGGACAAGCTCGCGCGCACCTTCGGACTGCAGGCGCCGCTGCAGGCCGCGATCGCCGCAGGGCTCCCGGTCTACGGCACGTGCGCCGGGCTCATCATGCTCGCCGACACGGTGCTCGACGCGATCGCCGGCCAGGAGTCGCTCGGCGGCCTCGACGTCGTCGTGCGCCGTAACGCCTTCGGCTCGCAGAACCAGTCGTTCGAGACCGACCTCGACATCCCGGCGCTCGGCGAGGTGCCGGTGCATGCGGTCTTCATCCGCGGACCGGTCGTCGAGTCGGTCGGCGCCGCCGCAACGCCGCTCGCAACGCTTGCCGACGGGCGTGTCGTGGCCGTCGAACAGGGCAACCTCCTCGGCACGAGCTTCCACCCCGAGATCACGGGGGAGCACCGCTTCCACGAGTACTTCCTCGCGAAGGTGCGCGCCCGCGTCTCGGTCTCCAGCTGACGCGCGGCACCCTGAACCCCGGGCGATCCGCGTGGTCGGCGGCGCTCGCTAGGGTCGGGGCATGACCGACTTCATCGCACTGCTCCGCGGCGTCAACGTCGGCGGCATCACCGTGAGATCAGCAGATCTGCGCGAACTGTTCGAGCGTCTCGGCTTCGAGGGCGTTCGCACGGTGCTCGCGAGCGGCAACGTCGTGTTCGCGAGCTCGACGGACGAGACCCGCGAGGCGCTGAAGGCGCGCATCGAGCAGGCGCTCCGAGACCGCTTCGACTACGACGCGTGGATCGTGCTCGTCACCCGCGCCCAGTTGCAGCGCGCCGTCGACGGCTTTCCGTTCGACGCCGACGACGAGCGCCGGCAGCCGTGGGTGATCTTCGCGTCCGAGTCCGCGGTCGTCGAAGAACTCGCGGCCTTCGCGGCCGATGCCGATCCCGAGATCGACCCGATCTCGCGAGGCGACGGCGTCGTCTACTGGAACCCGGTGAAGGGCACGACGGTCGACACGCCGTTCGCGAAGCTGCTCGCGAAGGCCCGCTTCAAGCCGACGACCACGAACCGCAACCTGCGCACCCTGAACAAGATGCTCGGCTGAGTCCGGATCCGGGCTCTCTGCGAGCACCGGAGTTCAGGGGAGGCACCGAGCTCGGAGTCGGGTCGGCACGGGGGCGGGATGCCGCGGCATCCGCTTCGCTGACTTCCCATGACCACTCGACTCCCCAGTTCCGGCGCGCCCGCCGGCAGTGCGCCCGAGACGACCTGCCGCAGCGACGAGATCGTGCTCATCCACCGGATGTTCCGTCGTCTGTTCGGCGAGGCACCCGCTCTCGTGCGGGAGGTCGTGCCCGGCGATGTGCATCGGGCCGCCTTCCTCGCGAAACACCTGCACGGCCTCACGAAGCTGCTGCACGTGCACCACCATGCCGAAGACGACTTCTTCTGGGACCGGATGACCGAGCGCGCGCCGGCCTGCGGGCTGCACGTCGCCCTGATGCGGAAGCAGCATCAGGCCGTCTCCGACCAGCTCGACGAGATCGACGCGCGCATCGACGCCTGGACCGGCGCCGGTGCGGATGCCGCGTCGGCCGAGCGCCTGGCGGCGGCGCTCGACGAGGTCGACCGGAACCTCGCCGAACACCTCGCCGACGAGGAGCGCGAGGCGTTCCCCGTGCTCGACGCGGTGCTCTCCACCGCCGAGTGGGACGAGATCGAGGCGCACGCCCAGCACGAGAAGCCGCCGCTGCCCCTCTTCCTGCTGCTGGGGCTCATGATGGAGGCGGTGCCCGAGGCCGACCGCGCCGCATGGATGGAGCGCGAACTGCCCGCGCCGATGCGGCTCGCCTACCGCCTGTTCGGTCGCCGCAGCTACGAGCGCGCCCTGCGCCGCCTGCACCCCGAGCCCGAGAAGAGCGTGGAGCGCGGGCGTCGCTGACCTAGAATGGTGGCGCGCGAGCCGCGACCCGGCCGCGCGAGGATTCGATTCAGGAGACGCATGTCCGGGCATTCCAAGTGGGCGACGACCAAGCACAAGAAGGCGATCATCGATTCGCGCCGTGCGAAGTCGTTCGCGAAGCTCATCAAGAACATCGAGGTCGCCGCGAAGATGGGCGGCGCCGATCTCTCCGGCAACCCGACCCTGGTCGACGCCGTGCAGAAGGCGAAGAAGACCTCCGTCCCGAACGACAACATCGATCGCGCGATCAAGCGCGGCGCCGGCCTGACCGGTGAGTCGATCGAGTACACGACGATCATGTACGAGGGCTACGGCCCCAACGGCGTCGCGCTGCTCATCGAGTGCCTCACCGACAACAAGAACCGTGCGGCCGCCGAAGTGCGCACGCTCATGTCCCGCAACGGCGGCACCATGGCCGACCCGGGCTCCGTCGCGTACAACTTCGCGCGCAAGGGCGTCATCGTGGTCGCCAAGACCGAGGGCCTCGGCGAAGACGACGTGCTCGGCGCGGTGCTCGACGCCGGCGCGGAAGAGGTCACCGACGAGGGCGAGACCTTCGAGGTCATCACCGAGGCATCCGACATGGTCGCCGCGCGCACCGCGCTGCAGGAGGCCGGAATCGACTACGACTCGGCGGATGCCGCGTTCGTGCCGTCGCTCAAGGTCGAGATCGACGCGGAGACCGCCCGCAAGGTGTTCCGTCTCATCGACGCGCTCGAAGACAGTGACGACGTGCAGAACATCTACAGCAACTTCGACCTCACCCCCGAGGTGCAGGCCGAGCTCGAAGCGGACTAGCCGATCGCCGTGCGAGTGCTCGGCATCGACCCCGGCCTCACGCGATGCGGCGTGGGCGTCGTCGATGTCGAGCCGAACCGCACGGCGCGACTCGTCGACGTCGTGGTGCTGCGTTCGCCCGCCGAGCTCGACACGCCGCGCCGACTCGCCCGCATCGCCGAGGGGCTCGAGGCGATCATCGAGGAGCACCGGCCGCAGGCCGTCGCGCTCGAGCGCGTGTTCGCGCGCAGCGACGTGTCGACCATCATGGGCACCGCCCAGATCTCGGGCGTCGCCATGCTGATCGCCGCCCGCCGCGCCCTGCCCGTCGCGCTGCACACGCCGAGCGAGGTGAAGGCGGCGATCACCGGCTACGGGCGCGCCGACAAGAAGCAGGTCGGCGCGATGGTGGCGCGCATCCTCGGCCTCGACGAGGTGCCGAAACCTGCGGATGCCGCCGACGCCCTCGCCCTCGCGATCTGCCACGCCTGGCGCACCGGGGGAGTCGCCGGCGCAGCCGTGCGCGACGGGGCCGACGGCTCGGCCGACGACTCCGCCCTCACACCGGCCCAGCGGGCGTGGCTCGCCGCGGAGCGCTCTGCCTCGGTGTCGGGGGCGGCCCGTAGGCTGAAGCGGTGATCTCCTCTCTTCGTGGCCGTGTGCTCGCAGCTGCCGGTGGTTCGGTCGTGATCGAGGTCGGCGGGGTGGGGTTCCACGTCAACACGACCCCGGCGCTCGCCCTCTCGATGCGCGAGGGGCACGAGGCATCCGTGCACACCACGCTCGTCGTGCGTGAAGACTCGCTGACGCTCTTCGGCTTCGCCACGCGCGACGAACTCGACGTCTTCGACCTCCTCATCGGCGTCACGGGCGTCGGGCCCAAATCGGCGCTCGGCGTGCTCTCGGTGCTCTCGCCCGGGCAGATCGCCGAGGCCGTGCAGCGCGACGACGATGCCGTGTTCCGCAAGGTGAGCGGCATCGGCCCGAAGACCGCGAAGCTCATCACCGTCTCGCTGGCGGGCAAGCTCGTCGCGCCGGCCGTGTCGACGCCGCACGCACCGGTCGTCGCCGGCGGAGCCGCAGACAGCGTGCTCGCTGCGCTCACGGGCCTCGGCTGGTCGGAGCGGGTCGCGGCAGAGGCCGTCGACGAGACGATCGCCGCGGCATCCGACATCGAGGCCGCGTCGGTGCCGACGCTGCTGCGGCTCACGCTCGCACGGCTCGGCCCCGCGCAGCAGACCGGGCGGGCACGATGAGCGACGACCTCGACCTGACCGACCCCGTGCTCGCCGGAGAGGCCGAGCTCGCGTTCGAGGGGGCGCTCAGGCCCAAGAGCCTCGGCGAGTTCGTCGGCCAGACCCGCGTGCGCGGGCAGCTGCAACTGCTGCTCACCGCGGCGACGCTGCAGCAGCGCACGCCCGACCACATCCTGCTCGCGGGCCCGCCCGGGCTCGGCAAGACGACCCTCGCGATGATCGTCGCCCACGAGGGCGGGCGACCGCTGCGCATGTCGAGCGGCCCGGCCATCCAGCACGCCGGCGACCTCGCGGCCATCCTGAGCTCGCTCGTACCCGGCGAGGTGCTCTTCATCGACGAGATCCACCGCATGGCGCGCTCCGCCGAAGAGATGCTCTACCTCGCCATGGAGGACTTCCGCATCGACATCATGGTCGGCAAGGGGGCGGGGGCGACCTCGGTGCCGCTCGACCTGTCGCCGTTCACGCTCGTCGGCGCGACGACACGAGCCGGGCTGCTGCCGAACCCGCTGCGCGACCGGTTCGGTTTCACCGCGCACCTCGAGTTCTACGACGAGGCGGAGCTCGAACAAGTGCTCGCGCGCGCCGGCAGCATGCTCGGCCTCGATGCCGACAAGGAG
The DNA window shown above is from Agromyces cerinus and carries:
- the pdxT gene encoding pyridoxal 5'-phosphate synthase glutaminase subunit PdxT, which encodes MTTSLRSGSLDAGASASAGPRVGVLALQGDFREHAHVLATLGADVSLVRRPEELDAVDGLVIPGGESSVMDKLARTFGLQAPLQAAIAAGLPVYGTCAGLIMLADTVLDAIAGQESLGGLDVVVRRNAFGSQNQSFETDLDIPALGEVPVHAVFIRGPVVESVGAAATPLATLADGRVVAVEQGNLLGTSFHPEITGEHRFHEYFLAKVRARVSVSS
- a CDS encoding DUF1697 domain-containing protein; this translates as MTDFIALLRGVNVGGITVRSADLRELFERLGFEGVRTVLASGNVVFASSTDETREALKARIEQALRDRFDYDAWIVLVTRAQLQRAVDGFPFDADDERRQPWVIFASESAVVEELAAFAADADPEIDPISRGDGVVYWNPVKGTTVDTPFAKLLAKARFKPTTTNRNLRTLNKMLG
- a CDS encoding hemerythrin domain-containing protein; translated protein: MTTRLPSSGAPAGSAPETTCRSDEIVLIHRMFRRLFGEAPALVREVVPGDVHRAAFLAKHLHGLTKLLHVHHHAEDDFFWDRMTERAPACGLHVALMRKQHQAVSDQLDEIDARIDAWTGAGADAASAERLAAALDEVDRNLAEHLADEEREAFPVLDAVLSTAEWDEIEAHAQHEKPPLPLFLLLGLMMEAVPEADRAAWMERELPAPMRLAYRLFGRRSYERALRRLHPEPEKSVERGRR
- a CDS encoding YebC/PmpR family DNA-binding transcriptional regulator, producing MSGHSKWATTKHKKAIIDSRRAKSFAKLIKNIEVAAKMGGADLSGNPTLVDAVQKAKKTSVPNDNIDRAIKRGAGLTGESIEYTTIMYEGYGPNGVALLIECLTDNKNRAAAEVRTLMSRNGGTMADPGSVAYNFARKGVIVVAKTEGLGEDDVLGAVLDAGAEEVTDEGETFEVITEASDMVAARTALQEAGIDYDSADAAFVPSLKVEIDAETARKVFRLIDALEDSDDVQNIYSNFDLTPEVQAELEAD
- the ruvC gene encoding crossover junction endodeoxyribonuclease RuvC; the encoded protein is MRVLGIDPGLTRCGVGVVDVEPNRTARLVDVVVLRSPAELDTPRRLARIAEGLEAIIEEHRPQAVALERVFARSDVSTIMGTAQISGVAMLIAARRALPVALHTPSEVKAAITGYGRADKKQVGAMVARILGLDEVPKPADAADALALAICHAWRTGGVAGAAVRDGADGSADDSALTPAQRAWLAAERSASVSGAARRLKR
- the ruvA gene encoding Holliday junction branch migration protein RuvA, which translates into the protein MISSLRGRVLAAAGGSVVIEVGGVGFHVNTTPALALSMREGHEASVHTTLVVREDSLTLFGFATRDELDVFDLLIGVTGVGPKSALGVLSVLSPGQIAEAVQRDDDAVFRKVSGIGPKTAKLITVSLAGKLVAPAVSTPHAPVVAGGAADSVLAALTGLGWSERVAAEAVDETIAAASDIEAASVPTLLRLTLARLGPAQQTGRAR
- the ruvB gene encoding Holliday junction branch migration DNA helicase RuvB: MSDDLDLTDPVLAGEAELAFEGALRPKSLGEFVGQTRVRGQLQLLLTAATLQQRTPDHILLAGPPGLGKTTLAMIVAHEGGRPLRMSSGPAIQHAGDLAAILSSLVPGEVLFIDEIHRMARSAEEMLYLAMEDFRIDIMVGKGAGATSVPLDLSPFTLVGATTRAGLLPNPLRDRFGFTAHLEFYDEAELEQVLARAGSMLGLDADKEALAEIAGRCRGTPRIANRLLRRVRDYALVHGERADLGAVRAALELYDVDPLGLDRLDRAVMEMILTRFGGGPVGLNTLAVSVGEEAETIEAVVEPFLVRIGLITRTPRGRVATPAAWRHFGLAADAPDAAAALPIDDL